Below is a genomic region from Hylemonella gracilis.
CCCATGCTGCTGTGCCGCTTCCGCATGGATGACGAAGTGGTGTGGAGCTTGTTGACCAACCACAACACCAGCAAGGTGGACAACCCGGCCACCACGCGCCTGCATGCCAGCATCCTGATGGCTGGTCGCCACGCGGAAGCCACCGGCGCCGCCTGAGCGTCCTCTGAACAACCAGGCCGGAAACACCCCATGAGCACCGTCAAAAGCGTTCTGAACGAATCGCGCCAGATCGAGCGCGCCGTCGCCCTCATCAAGTTGGGCGCGCGTCTGCAGGTTCTGGAGAGCGAGACCGATCTGTCCTACGAGCGCTTGCTGCGCCTCTACAAGGAAGTCGCCGGCAAGTCGCCCAGCAAGGGGCAGTTGCCGTTTTCGACGGACTGGTTCCTGACCTGGCAGCCGAATATCCATTCCTCGCTCTTCCTCAACATCTACGAGTACCTGAGCAAGGCCAGCAGCATCGAGGACATCGACGCCGTGATGAAGGCCTACCGCCTTTATGAAGAGCAGATGAAGGCGCTGGAAATGGAGTCGCTGCTGTCCATCACCCGCGCCTGGCGGCTGGTGAAGTTCATCGACAACAACATGCTGGCGATGACGCGCTGTTCCAAATGCGGCGGGCATTTCGTGTCCGAGGCGCATGAGAACGCGCGCAACTATGTCTGCGGTCTGTGCGAGCCGCCGGCCCGTGCCGGCAAGGGCAGCACGACGGGCATTCAGTTGCATTGAGCTCGGCTTGCGGGGGATGGCGGGTGGGCCGCAGACTTGGCGTTTCACCGCATTGAGGCCCCCTGCGGCGGCGCCCGACGACGGCGGAATCCGGTATGCGGGGCTCACCGGGTTTGCAACAGAAGTTTGCAAAAGAGTCAGGACAAGGGGCAGTTTTCCACGCTTTTGCGTGTGCTGACATGGGCGCTATCCCCTAGAATGACTCGAGTTACATTTTTCTCCCCCTTTCTACTACCTTAGCCGCCCACCCATGATCGTCATCATCGGTTATGCCGTTGCCATGGTTGCTATCTTCGGGACCTTTGTCCTGCATGGCGGCAACATTGGCATCCTGCTGGAAGCCCTTCCCTTCGAAATGGCCACCATCTTCGGCGGCGCGCTCGGTGCCTTTGTCGCTGGCAACCAACCCAAGGTGCTGCGGGCCACCATGGCGCAGGTTCCCACCGTGCTCAAGGGCTCCAAGTACACCAAGGAGCGCTACATGGACCTCATGGCGCTGCTCTACGACGTCCTGCAGAAGGCCCGCAAGGAAGGCCTGATGGCGATCGAGAAGGACGTGGAAGAGCCCCACGAGTCACCGCTGTTCCAGGCGCATCCCATCGTGGGCAATGACCACCACGTGGTGGAGTTCACCACGGACTATCTGCGCATGATGGTGTCGGGCAACCTGAATGCCCATGAGATCGAGACGTTGATGGACAGCGAGATCGACACGCACCACCAGGAAGCGCACGCGCCGGCGACCGCGGTGCTGCGGCTCGCCGGTGCCCTGCCTGCCTTCGGTATCGTGGCCGCCGTGCTGGGCGTGGTGAACACCATGGGCTCGGTCGGGCAGCCGCCCGCCATTCTGGGCGGCATGATTGCCTCTGCCCTGGTGGGTACCTTCCTGGGCATCATGCTGGCCTACGCGATCTTCGAACCGTTGGGCACTATGCTGGAGCAGAAGGCGGCCGACGGTACCAAGGAACTGCAATGCATCAAGTCCACCCTGCTGGCCAGCATGCAGGGTTACAACCCGGCGACCGCCATCGAGTTCGGTCGCAAAGTACTGTTCTCGACCGAGCGTCCCGGCTTCCTGGAGCTGGAAGCGCATGTTCGCAAGAAGTGATGCGCGGACCGGTTCAAGGGCGGGACGAGCCATGCTGGCGACCAGGATGAAAGGCTAAGGGGGAATCATGGCCACGGATGCCAAGAAACTTCAGCCCATCATCATCAAGCGGGTGAAGAAGGGTGGCCACGGCGTGCACGGCGGCGCCTGGAAGATCGCCTACGCCGACTTCGTGACGGCCATGATGGCCTTCTTCCTGCTGATGTGGCTGCTGGGTTCTACCTCCAAAGGCGACCTCAAGGGCCTGGCGGACTATTTCCGCGCGCCGCTCAAAGTATCCATGGTGGGCGGCAATGGCTCGGGCGCCAGTTCCTCGATCTTGCCGGGTGGTGGCGCGGATCTCACGCTGACCGCGGGCCAGCATCCCGAGGATGCCTCCGCCGCCGACCGGCGCCGGCGCGCCGAAACGGCGCGACGCGACGCGCAGCGGCTTGCCGCGCTCAGTGCC
It encodes:
- the flhC gene encoding flagellar transcriptional regulator FlhC — encoded protein: MSTVKSVLNESRQIERAVALIKLGARLQVLESETDLSYERLLRLYKEVAGKSPSKGQLPFSTDWFLTWQPNIHSSLFLNIYEYLSKASSIEDIDAVMKAYRLYEEQMKALEMESLLSITRAWRLVKFIDNNMLAMTRCSKCGGHFVSEAHENARNYVCGLCEPPARAGKGSTTGIQLH
- the motA gene encoding flagellar motor stator protein MotA is translated as MIVIIGYAVAMVAIFGTFVLHGGNIGILLEALPFEMATIFGGALGAFVAGNQPKVLRATMAQVPTVLKGSKYTKERYMDLMALLYDVLQKARKEGLMAIEKDVEEPHESPLFQAHPIVGNDHHVVEFTTDYLRMMVSGNLNAHEIETLMDSEIDTHHQEAHAPATAVLRLAGALPAFGIVAAVLGVVNTMGSVGQPPAILGGMIASALVGTFLGIMLAYAIFEPLGTMLEQKAADGTKELQCIKSTLLASMQGYNPATAIEFGRKVLFSTERPGFLELEAHVRKK